In one window of Cellulophaga sp. HaHa_2_95 DNA:
- a CDS encoding Na(+)-translocating NADH-quinone reductase subunit C codes for MAVNTDKNLYTVVFAAIMVVVVGSVLALTASGLSDKIKENERFEKQQNILYAMGVNENVDEGSVNFIPADKVEVEFTKYIKEQLVIVDGEVSKDDNAYLIDVKKQIALAKKGEKAKLPLFIGEKDGKKFYIIPMYGKGLWDAIWGFIALDDNMVVQGVYFDHKGETPGLGANIKQRYFMDDFTGETIMSGTRYSGINVAKGNNDPTNLTKDDNEVDALAGATITGNGVSAMISETMKLYEDYLKTIRAN; via the coding sequence ATGGCAGTTAACACAGACAAAAATCTTTATACCGTTGTTTTTGCGGCTATAATGGTAGTAGTAGTAGGTTCTGTTTTAGCACTTACAGCTTCTGGCTTAAGTGATAAGATTAAGGAAAACGAACGATTCGAAAAGCAACAAAATATTCTTTACGCTATGGGTGTAAATGAAAATGTTGACGAAGGAAGTGTGAATTTTATTCCTGCAGATAAAGTAGAAGTAGAATTTACTAAATATATTAAAGAGCAATTAGTTATTGTTGACGGAGAAGTCTCCAAAGATGATAATGCTTATTTAATTGATGTTAAAAAGCAAATTGCTTTAGCAAAAAAAGGAGAAAAAGCTAAACTTCCATTATTTATAGGAGAAAAAGATGGCAAGAAGTTCTATATCATACCAATGTATGGTAAAGGTCTTTGGGATGCTATTTGGGGCTTTATTGCTTTAGATGACAATATGGTTGTTCAAGGGGTGTATTTTGATCATAAAGGAGAAACTCCTGGTTTAGGTGCAAACATCAAGCAGCGTTATTTTATGGACGATTTTACGGGAGAAACAATTATGTCTGGTACGCGTTACAGTGGCATAAATGTAGCAAAAGGAAATAACGATCCTACGAATTTAACCAAAGATGATAACGAAGTTGATGCACTTGCGGGGGCAACAATTACAGGTAACGGCGTTTCTGCAATGATTTCAGAAACGATGAAGCTTTACGAAGATTATTTAAAAACTATTAGAGCTAATTAA
- a CDS encoding NADH:ubiquinone reductase (Na(+)-transporting) subunit B gives MSLKNKLHNLKEEYKGKKMAPAFNAIHTFLYAPNETTHSGSHVRGADDLKRTMNTVIMALIPVLLFSMFNAGYQHFAAIDAANGVIREVSVFGNFLTWENFWIGIIKVLPLVVVSYGVGLIVEFIFAVIKGHEVEEGYLVTGMLVPLIVPIDTPLWMLSIAVIFGVVIGKEVFGGTGMNILNPALTIRAFLFFAYPTWMSGDKVWVYDAVNLAGTPDAISGETILGFLAQNKAGEMTYSISDMFFGFIPGSVGETSTFLILLGGLFLVFSKIASWRIMLSAVLGALVMGLMFNGVVSSGWIGETSKFYGLMSFTFWKHLIVGGLAFGIVYMATDPVTGSQTNKGKWFYGFFIGFISVMIRVFNPAYPEGVFLAILLMNVFAPTIDHYVIRGNVKKRLKRLKSATILPNDSASKSEKLKAETV, from the coding sequence ATGAGCCTTAAAAATAAATTACACAATTTAAAAGAAGAGTATAAGGGCAAGAAAATGGCACCAGCCTTTAATGCAATACATACTTTTCTATATGCTCCTAATGAGACTACACATTCAGGTAGTCATGTTAGAGGTGCAGATGATTTGAAGCGTACCATGAATACAGTAATCATGGCGCTTATACCAGTTTTATTATTTTCTATGTTTAATGCGGGTTATCAGCATTTTGCAGCAATAGATGCTGCTAATGGTGTGATTCGTGAAGTTTCTGTATTTGGAAACTTTTTAACTTGGGAGAATTTCTGGATTGGAATAATTAAAGTGCTTCCTTTAGTCGTTGTTTCTTATGGCGTTGGACTTATAGTTGAGTTCATATTTGCTGTTATAAAAGGGCACGAAGTAGAAGAGGGATACTTGGTAACAGGGATGTTAGTGCCGCTTATTGTGCCAATTGATACGCCACTTTGGATGTTGTCTATTGCTGTAATATTTGGTGTAGTAATTGGTAAGGAAGTTTTTGGTGGTACAGGAATGAATATCCTAAATCCAGCATTAACTATTAGAGCCTTTTTATTCTTTGCGTATCCAACATGGATGAGTGGTGATAAAGTTTGGGTATATGATGCTGTTAATTTAGCAGGTACGCCAGATGCCATTTCAGGAGAAACAATTCTTGGTTTCTTAGCGCAAAATAAAGCAGGGGAAATGACCTACTCTATTTCAGATATGTTCTTTGGATTTATTCCGGGATCTGTAGGAGAAACTTCAACATTCTTGATTCTTTTAGGAGGCTTATTTTTAGTTTTTAGTAAAATAGCAAGCTGGAGAATTATGTTGAGTGCTGTTCTTGGTGCTTTGGTAATGGGCTTAATGTTCAACGGAGTGGTGAGTTCGGGTTGGATTGGTGAGACTAGTAAGTTTTATGGTCTTATGAGCTTTACTTTTTGGAAACATCTAATCGTGGGTGGTCTTGCATTTGGTATTGTTTATATGGCAACAGATCCTGTTACAGGGTCTCAAACAAATAAAGGGAAGTGGTTCTATGGTTTCTTTATCGGTTTTATTTCGGTAATGATCCGTGTCTTTAACCCAGCATATCCAGAAGGTGTTTTCTTAGCAATATTGTTAATGAATGTTTTTGCACCTACAATAGATCATTACGTGATTCGTGGTAATGTTAAGAAGCGCTTGAAAAGATTAAAAAGCGCAACAATCTTACCAAACGATAGCGCTAGTAAATCAGAAAAATTAAAAGCCGAAACAGTTTAA